In Candidatus Ancaeobacter aquaticus, the following proteins share a genomic window:
- a CDS encoding pitrilysin family protein, which yields MDKITHYSNGVRLITSEMPHMASVSMGIWVGVGGRHEEKKLNGISHLLEHIAFKDTEKRKTYEIYRDIEGIGGTLNAFTAEECTCYTAKVPALHTGVAFDVLSDIYFNQKIDTDELQKEINVIKEEICMYQDMPSQHVQDVLLSILWPEHSLGRPLIGTLDTLKNIDRATLHSYKNSMYTLDNIVISAVGNVTHSYLENLVTEYFSQKNDKEKPCFLPAEISQTKPCIKITKKNVEQCYVSIGIRALARTDPEIYALKLLSVILGENASSRLFQVIREQHGLAYDIQTSIEKFVDTGVLIINVGTDINKLIKCIRLIINELHKLRSDLIDKQELSRAKEYCFGQIAMNREKTFDYMLWIGESLLTTGTVDSFDEIMRKINSVTEVDIANLAKRLFVDASLNLSVVGPSPDKENITDCFHF from the coding sequence ATGGATAAAATAACACACTATAGTAATGGGGTAAGGTTAATAACTTCAGAAATGCCGCATATGGCATCAGTATCTATGGGTATATGGGTAGGTGTCGGTGGCAGACACGAAGAAAAAAAATTAAATGGTATATCTCATCTTCTTGAACATATCGCTTTTAAAGACACTGAAAAAAGAAAAACCTACGAAATATATCGTGATATTGAAGGGATAGGAGGAACATTAAATGCTTTTACAGCTGAAGAATGTACCTGTTATACTGCAAAAGTGCCTGCCCTCCATACGGGGGTGGCATTTGATGTATTATCAGATATATACTTCAATCAAAAAATCGATACTGACGAGTTGCAAAAAGAGATTAATGTCATAAAAGAAGAGATCTGTATGTATCAAGATATGCCTTCCCAACATGTGCAGGACGTACTCTTATCAATACTGTGGCCTGAACACTCTTTAGGAAGGCCGCTTATTGGAACACTTGATACATTAAAGAATATTGATAGAGCGACATTGCACTCATATAAAAATAGTATGTACACTTTAGACAATATCGTTATTTCTGCCGTTGGAAATGTAACACATTCATATCTAGAAAATCTTGTAACTGAATATTTCTCTCAAAAAAATGATAAAGAAAAACCATGTTTTCTACCAGCAGAAATATCGCAAACAAAACCGTGTATTAAGATCACAAAAAAAAATGTTGAACAATGCTATGTATCTATCGGCATAAGAGCCCTCGCGAGAACAGACCCTGAGATATATGCACTAAAATTACTTTCGGTTATTCTCGGAGAAAACGCAAGTTCACGCCTTTTTCAAGTTATACGGGAACAGCATGGACTTGCATATGACATACAAACTTCAATAGAGAAATTTGTTGATACGGGAGTTTTAATTATTAATGTTGGAACAGATATTAACAAACTTATAAAATGCATTCGCCTTATTATTAATGAACTGCATAAGTTACGTTCTGACCTTATAGATAAGCAAGAGCTATCCAGAGCAAAAGAATATTGTTTTGGCCAAATAGCCATGAATCGTGAGAAAACATTTGATTATATGCTCTGGATTGGTGAATCGTTACTAACAACAGGCACGGTAGATTCATTTGATGAAATTATGCGCAAGATTAATTCTGTTACGGAAGTCGATATTGCCAATCTGGCAAAGCGGTTATTTGTTGATGCGTCCCTAAATCTGTCAGTGGTTGGACCATCACCAGATAAGGAAAATATAACAGATTGTTTTCATTTCTAA
- a CDS encoding peptidase U32 family protein encodes MKNIELVSPAGDIEKLRFAYHYGADAVYLSDNHYGMRKRAPNFSDSELHQAVSYAHSINKKVYAAVNIFLRNNEMSDIKKYLHFLHEVSVDAIIVSDPGILHLIKEEKLEFNIHLSTLANVTNWASAQFWTDCGIKRIILARELSLQEIEEIRKKVACELEVFVHGAMCVSYSGRCLISNYLSDRNANKGDCSQPCRWKYSVMEEKRPGLILPVEEDENGTRIFSAKDLSMVRYIKELCDIGVDAFKIEGRMKSIYYLGNVTRIYKKAMQSYKEGHFTKELINEFENELDKIPHRGYSTGFYFGTPDSSAQLYEKDHDDGNHLFMGVVTEVKNDSVFIKLKNTLRVDDSIEFLNPHIGSDHNEKILEMKNKEDFPITQANYNEIVSVKIQGKAYPNEIIRKKSRK; translated from the coding sequence ATGAAAAATATTGAACTTGTATCACCGGCAGGTGATATTGAAAAGCTGCGTTTTGCATATCATTATGGGGCTGATGCAGTATATCTTTCAGACAATCATTACGGGATGAGAAAACGTGCCCCGAACTTTTCAGACAGTGAACTGCACCAGGCAGTGTCATATGCGCACAGCATTAATAAAAAAGTGTATGCCGCAGTCAATATTTTTCTTCGAAACAACGAAATGAGCGATATTAAAAAATATCTTCATTTCTTACACGAAGTTTCTGTAGATGCCATTATTGTTTCTGATCCTGGCATTTTGCATTTAATTAAGGAAGAAAAGCTAGAATTCAATATTCATCTTTCAACTTTGGCCAATGTAACTAACTGGGCGAGTGCACAATTCTGGACAGATTGCGGAATTAAAAGAATTATACTTGCACGAGAATTATCGCTACAAGAAATCGAAGAAATACGAAAAAAAGTAGCATGTGAATTGGAAGTATTTGTGCATGGGGCTATGTGTGTATCTTATTCAGGAAGATGTCTTATCTCTAACTATTTGAGTGATAGAAACGCCAATAAAGGTGATTGCTCCCAGCCGTGCCGATGGAAATATTCTGTTATGGAGGAAAAACGACCGGGACTAATACTGCCCGTAGAAGAAGATGAAAACGGTACACGTATTTTTAGCGCAAAAGATCTTTCCATGGTGCGTTATATAAAAGAACTCTGTGATATCGGTGTTGATGCGTTCAAAATCGAAGGAAGAATGAAAAGTATATATTACCTCGGTAATGTAACGCGAATATATAAAAAAGCAATGCAGTCTTATAAGGAAGGACATTTTACAAAAGAACTTATTAACGAATTTGAAAATGAACTCGATAAAATACCTCATAGGGGATATTCAACAGGTTTTTACTTCGGAACGCCTGATTCATCTGCGCAATTATACGAAAAAGATCATGATGACGGAAACCATCTATTTATGGGAGTTGTAACTGAGGTAAAAAATGACTCTGTTTTTATAAAATTAAAAAATACGTTAAGGGTAGATGATAGTATTGAATTTTTAAATCCACATATTGGATCAGATCACAATGAAAAGATATTGGAAATGAAGAACAAGGAAGATTTCCCTATCACTCAAGCAAACTATAATGAGATTGTTTCAGTTAAGATACAAGGCAAAGCGTATCCAAATGAAATTATCAGAAAAAAGAGCAGAAAGTAA
- the ruvX gene encoding Holliday junction resolvase RuvX → MRILGLDIGDVRIGVSMSDELLFTAQSLKVITRTSLQSDIQEINKIISEHNVELIVLGMPLNMDGSKGFRAYIVEKFAETFSKFSNIPCEFVDERLTTVIAHRSMLEGNLSRKKRKKRVDAIAAQLILQTYLDIKKTKETTNQEL, encoded by the coding sequence ATGAGAATATTAGGTTTAGACATTGGTGATGTAAGAATCGGTGTTTCGATGAGTGATGAATTGCTTTTCACTGCGCAATCGCTTAAAGTAATTACCCGCACATCACTACAAAGTGACATACAAGAAATTAATAAAATAATATCTGAACACAATGTGGAATTAATTGTATTAGGTATGCCTCTAAATATGGACGGCTCTAAAGGATTCAGAGCTTATATTGTAGAAAAGTTTGCAGAAACTTTTTCAAAATTCAGTAATATTCCCTGTGAATTCGTAGATGAACGATTAACAACAGTCATAGCTCATCGATCTATGCTTGAAGGAAATTTATCGCGCAAAAAGAGAAAAAAGAGAGTCGATGCAATAGCAGCCCAACTCATATTGCAGACATATCTTGATATAAAGAAAACAAAAGAAACAACTAACCAAGAGTTATAG
- a CDS encoding mannose-1-phosphate guanylyltransferase → MKIQKDLYTVIMAGGSGERFWPMSRQDTPKQLLPLTSTKTLLQETIERVSRFTSVENIIIVTNEKHVKATIKQVPYIKKSNIIAEPVGRNTAPCIALAATIIAKRNPNAVMVVLPADHIIKDNNLFKRTIIDSAKMCDKNNVLVTIGIVPRTPHTGYGYIKTGKKMRYDSKSVFHHVDRFEEKPTSLKAKKFVASDKYLWNSGMFVWKVSTILSAINEYLPSLSKDISALNNYIGKKCFSSKVKDVYHRLEKISIDYGIMEKSQNIIVTKGVFYWDDIGSWESYNKYLSHDRHNNAQKGEVILEDVHNSLIVSDDGVIAVSGVKNLIIVKTRDALLICDRSKSEEIKKLVEQLKNHKKYTQYI, encoded by the coding sequence ATGAAAATACAAAAGGATCTCTATACTGTTATTATGGCTGGGGGAAGCGGAGAACGTTTTTGGCCGATGTCGCGGCAGGATACCCCTAAACAGTTATTGCCATTAACCAGCACTAAAACATTGTTGCAGGAAACAATTGAACGTGTGAGTCGATTTACCTCGGTAGAGAATATAATCATAGTAACGAATGAAAAACATGTCAAAGCAACAATAAAACAAGTTCCGTATATTAAAAAGAGTAATATCATCGCTGAACCGGTAGGGAGAAACACTGCCCCCTGTATTGCGCTTGCTGCAACAATTATTGCAAAAAGAAATCCGAATGCAGTGATGGTTGTATTGCCGGCAGACCATATCATTAAAGATAATAACCTTTTTAAACGCACAATTATTGACTCAGCTAAAATGTGTGATAAAAACAATGTGCTGGTAACTATAGGAATTGTTCCGCGGACGCCTCACACCGGATATGGCTATATTAAAACCGGTAAAAAAATGAGGTATGATTCAAAATCAGTTTTTCATCATGTAGACAGATTTGAGGAGAAGCCAACGTCCCTTAAGGCGAAAAAGTTTGTTGCCTCGGATAAATACTTATGGAACAGCGGTATGTTTGTATGGAAAGTTTCCACTATACTCTCTGCAATTAATGAATATCTTCCATCTCTTTCAAAAGATATTAGTGCTTTGAATAATTATATAGGTAAAAAATGTTTTTCATCTAAAGTAAAAGATGTTTACCATCGATTGGAAAAAATTTCAATTGATTATGGCATCATGGAAAAATCACAGAATATTATTGTTACTAAAGGGGTGTTTTACTGGGACGATATTGGTTCGTGGGAAAGTTATAATAAGTATCTTTCTCATGATAGGCACAACAACGCGCAAAAAGGTGAAGTTATTCTTGAGGATGTACATAACAGTCTTATTGTATCTGATGATGGGGTTATTGCTGTTTCTGGAGTGAAAAACCTGATTATTGTAAAAACAAGAGACGCACTCCTCATATGTGATAGATCAAAGAGCGAGGAAATAAAAAAGCTTGTTGAACAATTAAAAAATCACAAAAAATACACACAGTACATTTAG